The proteins below come from a single Patescibacteria group bacterium genomic window:
- the guaB gene encoding IMP dehydrogenase — protein sequence MFTQFEETLTYDDVLLVPQKSAILPNDTDLKTRLTRRISLNIPLISSPMDTVTEHRLAIALALHGGIGIIHKNMPADQQAQEVSFVKRFENGFIENPVTLQPEDPIEDAAEIRDKKGYKKIPIVDRNNKLVGMITEQDYFVPDDLKLPIKFKMKRINEIVVGKHGMTLQQANKIIREKRLTALPIVNKQGKLMSMVTRKDLEKNEQHPNACKDDKKQLRVGAAISVGLEALERAKYLVAAGADVLVVDTAHGHTKGVLDTVKALKKNRLFSNVDIIAGNVATEEGTRDLIRAGADAVKVGVGPGSICTTRVVAGIGVPQISAIMAAVKGRGKSNIPIIADGGIRYSGDIVKALGAKADSVMIGSMFAGCEETPGEIEYEGGKMYKSYRGMGSKEAMIHGSKDRYGQGSQKDSEKLVPEGVSARVIYKGLVSRHIYQLVGGIKSGMGYIGAKTIPELHKKARFIKISPAGLRESHPHDVTITKQPPNYHLEK from the coding sequence ATGTTCACTCAGTTTGAAGAGACTTTAACCTATGACGATGTATTGCTAGTGCCCCAAAAATCAGCGATTCTTCCGAATGATACAGATTTGAAAACGCGGTTGACCAGAAGAATCAGCCTGAATATTCCGCTGATCTCCTCACCGATGGATACAGTGACTGAGCATCGCCTGGCGATCGCTCTCGCACTGCACGGCGGAATAGGAATCATTCACAAAAATATGCCGGCAGACCAGCAGGCACAGGAAGTCAGTTTTGTAAAAAGGTTTGAGAACGGATTTATTGAAAATCCCGTTACCCTACAACCGGAAGATCCGATTGAAGATGCGGCGGAAATCCGCGACAAAAAAGGATACAAGAAAATCCCGATTGTCGACAGAAACAACAAGCTCGTCGGAATGATTACAGAACAGGACTACTTCGTGCCGGATGATTTGAAATTACCGATTAAATTCAAAATGAAGCGGATTAATGAAATTGTGGTGGGTAAACACGGCATGACTCTGCAACAGGCCAACAAAATTATACGTGAAAAAAGACTTACCGCATTGCCTATAGTTAATAAGCAGGGAAAACTGATGAGTATGGTGACCAGAAAGGATCTGGAAAAAAACGAACAGCATCCCAATGCGTGTAAAGACGATAAGAAACAACTGCGCGTTGGTGCGGCGATTTCCGTTGGTTTAGAAGCGCTGGAGCGCGCCAAGTATCTGGTTGCCGCCGGCGCGGACGTTTTAGTAGTGGACACTGCCCACGGCCATACGAAAGGTGTACTCGATACAGTTAAAGCTTTAAAAAAGAACAGGCTATTTTCCAATGTGGATATTATTGCCGGCAATGTCGCCACAGAGGAAGGCACCAGAGATCTGATCCGCGCCGGCGCGGATGCCGTCAAAGTCGGTGTCGGACCCGGATCAATTTGCACCACCAGGGTTGTCGCCGGAATTGGCGTACCCCAAATCAGTGCAATTATGGCGGCGGTAAAGGGCAGAGGGAAATCCAATATTCCGATCATTGCCGACGGAGGAATCCGGTATTCCGGCGATATTGTTAAGGCACTCGGCGCTAAGGCAGATTCAGTCATGATCGGAAGTATGTTTGCCGGTTGTGAAGAAACGCCGGGAGAGATCGAATATGAAGGGGGTAAAATGTACAAATCCTACCGCGGAATGGGATCTAAAGAAGCAATGATACACGGATCAAAAGACCGTTACGGACAGGGATCGCAAAAAGACAGCGAAAAACTGGTTCCGGAGGGAGTTTCAGCCAGAGTGATCTATAAAGGTCTGGTATCACGACATATTTACCAGCTGGTTGGCGGAATTAAATCCGGCATGGGTTATATTGGCGCAAAAACCATTCCGGAACTGCATAAAAAAGCGAGGTTTATCAAGATCAGCCCGGCGGGACTACGAGAAAGTCATCCGCATGATGTTACAATAACCAAACAGCCGCCGAATTATCATTTGGAAAAATAA
- the guaA gene encoding glutamine-hydrolyzing GMP synthase, translated as MKQKQIAILDFGSQYTHLIARRIRQLGVLANIYPPETPLIRLESSWGIILSGGPNSVYNDKIKFDRKILKSGLPILGVCYGHQLISHLLGGKVVRGDVREYGVAELKVESFNGIFKKFRQKSQVWMSHGDLVTKVPKGFIILAGTQHCPVAAMGNTAEKIYGVQFHPEVSHTENGLDLIRNFVFSICGAKKEWDISQYLGTIEDEIIKKVGERKVFLLVSGGVDSAVCFALLNRVLGKEKVFGLHIDLGFMRKNESSEIQSTLDKLGFSNLAIMNASAMFLRRLRGVIDPEKKRKIIGRAYLDAQRIAMKRFKLNPKDWILAQGTIYPDTIESGGTKHADKIKTHHNRVKEVLEMIKKGLVIEPLKDLYKDEVRLLGKKIGLPDEIINRHPFPGPGLAIRMICSDGRQYGDNLKKQNKDLDELITQFNFDNKTDITGYVMPVRSVGVQGDGRTYAHPAVFSGDISIKQMQILGPLVANQIPSVNRACLILFSRKNAVGIGKNKKLLLNKKNIKLLQEADNIVQSEIKKFGLDKKIWQFPVVLVPYSLSGGYTIILRPVQSEEAMTVKFFPLPENFVKQIVAKLQSIKMIDLILYDFTNKPPGTIEWE; from the coding sequence ATGAAACAAAAACAGATTGCAATATTAGATTTTGGTTCCCAATACACCCACTTAATTGCGCGGAGAATTCGCCAGCTGGGTGTTTTAGCTAATATCTATCCGCCGGAAACACCACTTATCAGACTGGAATCGTCCTGGGGAATCATCCTTTCGGGAGGACCAAACAGCGTTTATAATGATAAAATAAAATTTGACCGTAAAATTCTGAAAAGCGGTCTGCCGATTTTGGGCGTCTGTTACGGCCATCAGCTGATCAGCCATCTGCTGGGCGGAAAAGTTGTTAGGGGTGATGTTAGAGAATACGGTGTGGCAGAGTTAAAAGTCGAGTCATTCAATGGCATCTTTAAAAAATTCAGGCAAAAAAGCCAAGTCTGGATGAGCCATGGCGATCTGGTTACAAAGGTTCCAAAAGGATTCATAATTCTTGCCGGGACCCAACATTGCCCGGTTGCCGCGATGGGGAATACTGCAGAAAAAATTTACGGGGTTCAGTTTCACCCCGAAGTTTCGCATACGGAAAACGGACTGGATTTGATCAGAAATTTCGTTTTCAGCATCTGCGGCGCAAAAAAGGAATGGGATATCAGTCAGTATTTAGGGACAATTGAAGACGAGATAATAAAAAAAGTCGGTGAAAGAAAAGTTTTTTTACTGGTTTCTGGCGGTGTGGATTCGGCAGTATGTTTTGCATTGCTTAACCGCGTGCTGGGAAAGGAAAAGGTGTTCGGGTTGCATATTGATCTGGGTTTTATGAGGAAGAATGAATCAAGTGAAATTCAAAGTACTTTAGATAAGCTTGGATTCTCCAATTTGGCAATAATGAATGCGTCTGCAATGTTTCTTAGAAGATTACGTGGAGTAATTGATCCGGAAAAAAAGCGGAAAATTATCGGTCGGGCTTATCTGGATGCGCAGAGAATTGCAATGAAAAGGTTTAAGCTTAATCCGAAAGATTGGATACTAGCACAAGGGACCATTTATCCTGACACCATAGAATCGGGCGGTACAAAACATGCGGACAAAATAAAAACGCATCATAACCGCGTAAAAGAAGTTTTGGAAATGATAAAAAAAGGATTGGTCATTGAACCTTTGAAGGACCTTTATAAAGATGAAGTCCGGTTATTAGGGAAAAAAATTGGACTGCCCGATGAAATAATTAACCGGCACCCGTTTCCCGGGCCTGGATTGGCTATCCGAATGATTTGTTCCGATGGGAGGCAATACGGAGACAATCTAAAAAAGCAGAACAAAGATCTGGATGAATTAATCACGCAGTTTAATTTTGATAACAAAACGGATATTACCGGATACGTTATGCCGGTCCGAAGTGTTGGTGTTCAGGGGGATGGGCGTACCTATGCTCATCCGGCGGTTTTTTCCGGCGATATAAGCATTAAGCAAATGCAGATTTTAGGACCGCTGGTTGCAAATCAGATCCCAAGTGTGAATCGTGCCTGTCTGATACTTTTCAGCAGAAAAAATGCGGTAGGCATTGGTAAGAATAAAAAACTCCTGCTCAATAAAAAAAATATCAAACTTCTGCAGGAAGCGGACAATATTGTGCAGTCTGAAATAAAAAAATTCGGTTTGGATAAAAAGATTTGGCAGTTTCCGGTTGTTCTTGTGCCGTATTCGCTCTCGGGCGGCTATACAATAATCCTACGGCCGGTGCAGTCCGAAGAGGCAATGACGGTAAAATTTTTTCCTCTGCCCGAAAATTTTGTAAAACAGATTGTTGCAAAGCTACAAAGCATAAAAATGATTGATCTAATTTTGTATGATTTCACTAACAAGCCGCCGGGCACGATTGAATGGGAATGA
- a CDS encoding translation initiation factor eIF-2B, producing the protein MNSAVQKTVTKIASLEIQGATQITRVILDALQSESNQLLKKTKTQFLSEIRKSGKALAEARPTEPLSRNSVQFVLHYLENNKDGLSVPELVKLLKKACHLFLVLLKYHDQKIAEAGARLIKPNMKVFTHCHSSTVEHIIAEASKHSKMPRVFCTETRPLFQGRTTAKNLLKQKIDVTMVADSAAAFLISRTSGREVMVDIAFLGADSVTSGGSVINKVGSFGIALVANHEKIPVYVAASLLKTDPETFISKYIGIELRDRKEIWPNGPKGLKIINFAFDRIPFKFIKGIICEFGVIKPRDVAYLVQKHYPWIFKNF; encoded by the coding sequence ATGAACAGTGCGGTCCAAAAAACGGTAACAAAAATAGCATCTTTAGAAATACAGGGTGCGACACAGATAACCAGAGTAATTTTGGATGCTTTGCAGTCCGAAAGCAATCAGTTGCTGAAAAAAACTAAGACTCAATTTCTCTCTGAGATAAGAAAAAGCGGCAAAGCGCTGGCAGAAGCAAGACCAACCGAACCGCTATCACGTAATTCAGTCCAATTCGTATTACACTATTTAGAGAACAATAAAGACGGTTTGTCTGTCCCTGAACTGGTGAAACTACTAAAAAAAGCCTGCCATCTCTTTTTAGTTCTTCTGAAATATCATGATCAGAAAATTGCTGAGGCTGGTGCAAGACTGATTAAGCCGAATATGAAAGTGTTTACGCACTGTCATTCCTCGACTGTGGAACATATTATTGCGGAGGCCAGCAAGCACTCTAAGATGCCGCGCGTTTTTTGCACGGAAACACGTCCGCTGTTTCAGGGCAGAACAACAGCTAAAAATCTTTTGAAACAAAAAATTGATGTTACAATGGTGGCTGATTCCGCAGCCGCGTTTCTGATCAGTAGAACTAGTGGTCGTGAAGTGATGGTGGACATTGCTTTTCTGGGTGCTGACTCTGTTACATCCGGCGGTTCGGTAATCAATAAAGTTGGCAGCTTTGGTATCGCACTGGTTGCTAATCATGAAAAAATCCCGGTTTATGTTGCTGCGTCTCTTTTAAAAACCGATCCGGAAACATTTATCAGTAAATATATCGGTATTGAACTGCGCGACCGAAAAGAAATATGGCCGAATGGTCCCAAGGGATTGAAGATAATCAATTTTGCTTTTGATCGTATCCCGTTCAAATTTATCAAGGGGATAATTTGTGAATTTGGCGTAATTAAGCCGCGCGATGTCGCGTATCTGGTGCAAAAACATTACCCATGGATTTTTAAAAACTTTTAA
- the rbcL gene encoding type III ribulose-bisphosphate carboxylase: MNKFYKKFVDQDYKPKKTELVASFYMDTNIDFSDAAGGVAAESSIGTWTDLATLSKATFTKLGAKAFDIDKKAHTFKVAYPIALFEKGSIPQFLSGVAGNVFSMKIIKNLRLSDVDFPESYVNSFQGPRFGIKGIRRITGIYDRPILGSILKPKLGLSALQHATLSYQVFIGGIDLVKDDENLTDLSFSRFDQRVRLTLKMRDKAEKETGSKKLCVFNITAQPDEMIRRAQLVKSLGGEVVMIDMVSVGLDNVQMLRKRDLGLIIHGHRAGHSMFTKNSKHGMSMLVLSKLARLAGIDQLHTGTVVGKMEGGKDNVVEIDDFLRSKWFAIKTVFPIASGGLYPNLIPSLYKIFGKDVIMNFGGGIHGHPDGTFAGAKAVKQALDATINGVSLEEYAKDNIELAVAIRYWK, from the coding sequence ATGAATAAATTTTATAAAAAATTTGTTGATCAAGATTATAAACCAAAAAAAACGGAATTAGTCGCTTCTTTTTATATGGATACAAATATTGATTTTTCAGATGCGGCAGGAGGAGTAGCGGCAGAATCTTCTATCGGAACCTGGACTGATCTTGCCACATTATCCAAAGCAACATTTACAAAGCTTGGTGCTAAAGCATTTGATATTGATAAAAAAGCGCACACCTTCAAAGTCGCTTATCCAATTGCCTTGTTTGAAAAGGGAAGCATCCCGCAATTTTTATCCGGTGTTGCCGGAAATGTTTTTAGCATGAAGATAATAAAAAATCTGCGCCTCTCAGATGTTGATTTTCCGGAAAGTTATGTAAATAGTTTCCAGGGGCCACGCTTCGGTATTAAGGGTATTAGACGCATAACGGGAATTTATGACAGACCAATTCTAGGGTCGATTTTAAAGCCGAAGTTGGGTCTATCAGCACTGCAGCACGCCACTCTTTCTTATCAAGTATTCATCGGTGGAATTGATTTGGTAAAAGATGATGAAAATCTGACCGACCTTTCCTTCAGCCGTTTTGACCAGCGGGTGCGTCTAACATTAAAAATGAGGGATAAAGCAGAAAAGGAAACAGGCAGTAAGAAGCTTTGTGTTTTTAATATAACGGCACAGCCGGACGAAATGATCAGGAGAGCACAACTGGTTAAAAGTTTGGGTGGTGAAGTAGTGATGATAGATATGGTATCTGTCGGCCTCGACAATGTGCAAATGTTGCGCAAACGGGATCTGGGATTAATAATCCATGGCCATCGCGCGGGACACTCAATGTTTACAAAAAACAGTAAGCACGGAATGAGTATGCTGGTGTTATCAAAACTGGCGCGTCTTGCCGGAATCGACCAATTGCATACCGGCACGGTAGTCGGAAAAATGGAAGGCGGTAAGGATAATGTGGTGGAAATCGATGATTTTCTGCGCAGTAAATGGTTCGCAATCAAGACAGTATTCCCAATCGCATCGGGCGGTCTGTATCCTAATCTGATACCGTCGTTATACAAAATATTCGGCAAGGATGTAATTATGAACTTTGGCGGTGGAATTCATGGACACCCCGACGGAACATTCGCTGGTGCAAAAGCTGTAAAGCAGGCTTTGGACGCAACAATTAACGGGGTGTCACTTGAAGAATATGCAAAGGATAACATCGAATTAGCTGTCGCGATTAGGTATTGGAAATAA
- a CDS encoding thymidine phosphorylase → MAFYLRAKKIDIETGEMPKVLLNEKEALNFGIRAGDSIGLSWHNRKRIFATVNLAEKEIKPGEIGLFEEIWVKYPMKKDEIIEVAIVERPESVKAINKKLKGGVLNYEEIHSIIADIVSRRLGPVETSYFVASGFSQPYTSQELYSLTKSIAETGEQLSFPKNKIVVDKHSVGGLAGNRTTMIVVPIVAAFGLYIPKTSSRAITSPSGTADTMEVLAPVSFTMARIKQMVMKNKVCMIWGGGLNIAPADDLIIKVTKPLSLEPFDKMVVSILAKKVAMGIKYLIIDMPVGITSKIPDMKTANDIEKKFIYLGKRFGIKVHVEKIFANEPVGRGVGPALESRDVLRVLQQKSNRPKDLQDKALILAGKLLEISGQVARGKGKSVAEEILVSGKAWKKMQVVIKEQGGDSTIDSDAVVLGGEYYRVLSTKIGKITAVDNKAIDEIARTLGAPAEKLAGIYLHKRVGQEVKKGSKLFTFYANRRERIELAKKAIEKINIFTIS, encoded by the coding sequence ATGGCATTCTATTTGAGGGCAAAAAAGATTGATATTGAAACCGGCGAAATGCCGAAGGTTCTTTTGAATGAAAAGGAGGCATTGAATTTTGGTATTCGTGCGGGGGATAGCATCGGTTTATCTTGGCATAATCGCAAAAGAATATTCGCAACTGTGAATTTAGCAGAAAAGGAGATTAAACCAGGAGAGATAGGGCTGTTTGAGGAAATCTGGGTTAAGTACCCGATGAAGAAAGATGAAATTATTGAAGTTGCAATAGTGGAACGCCCGGAATCAGTAAAAGCTATAAATAAAAAATTAAAAGGCGGTGTATTAAACTATGAAGAAATCCATTCAATAATCGCCGATATTGTAAGCAGAAGACTTGGTCCTGTTGAGACTTCATATTTTGTCGCATCAGGTTTTTCACAACCGTATACATCTCAAGAATTGTACTCTTTGACGAAGTCAATCGCTGAAACGGGGGAACAGCTGAGTTTCCCTAAAAACAAAATTGTAGTGGACAAACATTCCGTCGGTGGTTTGGCCGGAAACAGAACAACAATGATCGTAGTACCGATTGTTGCTGCATTCGGTTTGTATATTCCCAAAACATCTTCACGTGCGATAACTTCTCCATCAGGAACAGCAGATACAATGGAGGTATTAGCACCGGTCAGTTTCACCATGGCAAGGATCAAGCAGATGGTAATGAAAAATAAAGTATGTATGATCTGGGGTGGCGGACTGAATATTGCTCCGGCAGATGATTTAATAATCAAGGTTACAAAACCGTTATCCTTAGAACCATTTGATAAAATGGTTGTCAGTATTTTAGCAAAAAAAGTTGCAATGGGAATTAAATATCTGATAATTGATATGCCGGTCGGTATTACATCGAAAATTCCGGATATGAAAACCGCAAATGATATTGAAAAGAAGTTCATATATCTGGGCAAGCGTTTCGGAATTAAAGTTCATGTGGAAAAAATATTTGCCAATGAACCGGTAGGTAGAGGGGTCGGACCAGCATTAGAATCACGCGATGTCCTGCGTGTATTGCAACAAAAAAGCAACAGGCCAAAAGATTTACAGGATAAGGCACTGATTTTGGCTGGAAAACTTCTGGAAATATCCGGTCAGGTGGCGCGCGGTAAGGGAAAGTCAGTTGCAGAAGAAATTCTAGTTTCCGGTAAGGCATGGAAAAAAATGCAGGTTGTAATCAAGGAGCAAGGGGGTGATTCAACAATTGATTCAGACGCTGTGGTTTTGGGTGGTGAATATTACCGGGTACTTTCGACAAAGATTGGAAAGATAACTGCAGTTGATAATAAAGCCATAGACGAGATCGCCAGAACTTTAGGAGCTCCAGCAGAGAAGCTAGCCGGTATTTATTTACATAAAAGGGTTGGACAGGAAGTTAAGAAAGGCAGTAAACTATTCACTTTTTATGCAAACCGCAGGGAAAGAATTGAACTCGCAAAAAAAGCTATTGAAAAGATCAATATATTTACAATTTCTTAG
- a CDS encoding FG-GAP-like repeat-containing protein, with translation MNKKIIFLIVLIFGAFIPISVKAASVTNNVDDFIGTLAEPRTIQYNRAPYFDGDRLFNGTTFQNILQGVTDFDSTNSITAKDGVVISALAYDLGYPKPAGYGDNLLAVDANGIVVSDHGPFSPQLTLGFVTKNAQRTSYVFSQTKKIGIQVTNEYSITAFVYNSAGEKIETVQLAGSTFYGITLQNNANFIVLQFAIPQGAGITGLVFEHKGMEIPEFVPLPVVSTLPDSDVVGPSDKTGIIVASNQWEAPYVRVFSNQGEFIREFLVYEKEYLGGINLSIGDITLDGKADIVVSPVLGRMPEVKIYSVEGNLINSFLAYDESFGGGINIAIGDVDGNGIKEIITGAGVGGHLVKVFTYRDGQYQLMKEFSAYNYNYLLGVKVAAGDLDGDGKSEIITGTESGGGPHVRVFDGNGNLKFSPGFFAYREDLRHGIKVACGDLDGDGRDEIITGTNIRMGPHVRVFDPFGNIKFTPGFFAYDNAFRGGVNVAVADLNQDGRDEIITGAGPGGGPHIRIFNRYGDTIVSSGFFAYPMSYRSGVQVGGGIIE, from the coding sequence ATGAATAAAAAAATAATATTTTTGATAGTATTGATATTTGGTGCTTTCATACCGATATCAGTAAAAGCTGCTAGTGTAACAAATAACGTAGATGACTTCATTGGAACATTAGCAGAACCAAGGACAATTCAATATAATCGTGCGCCATATTTTGATGGTGACCGATTGTTTAATGGTACAACCTTTCAAAATATTCTTCAGGGAGTAACTGATTTTGACAGCACAAATAGCATTACCGCAAAGGATGGCGTTGTCATTAGTGCGCTTGCCTATGATTTAGGATATCCAAAACCTGCGGGATACGGGGATAATCTATTGGCGGTAGACGCGAATGGTATTGTTGTGAGTGATCATGGTCCATTTTCACCCCAACTGACACTTGGGTTTGTTACAAAAAATGCACAACGGACCAGTTATGTGTTTTCACAAACAAAGAAAATTGGCATCCAGGTGACAAACGAATATTCCATAACTGCTTTTGTATATAATAGTGCAGGTGAAAAGATTGAAACAGTACAATTGGCAGGAAGCACGTTTTATGGTATTACACTTCAGAATAATGCAAATTTTATTGTGTTACAGTTTGCAATACCTCAGGGTGCTGGAATAACCGGCTTAGTATTTGAACATAAGGGAATGGAGATTCCGGAGTTTGTACCATTGCCGGTAGTTAGTACTCTACCTGATTCAGATGTTGTAGGACCAAGTGATAAAACCGGAATAATTGTTGCCAGTAACCAATGGGAAGCGCCGTATGTTAGAGTATTCAGCAATCAAGGTGAGTTCATACGAGAATTCCTGGTTTACGAAAAAGAATATTTAGGTGGAATTAATCTGTCGATTGGAGATATTACTCTTGATGGTAAGGCTGATATTGTCGTCAGTCCAGTGCTGGGAAGAATGCCGGAGGTAAAAATATACAGTGTAGAAGGAAATTTAATAAATTCATTTCTAGCATATGATGAAAGTTTCGGCGGTGGAATCAATATTGCAATTGGTGATGTTGACGGAAATGGAATCAAGGAAATAATCACCGGAGCGGGAGTGGGCGGACATCTGGTAAAAGTTTTTACTTATCGTGATGGACAATATCAGTTAATGAAGGAGTTTTCCGCATACAATTATAATTATCTTTTAGGCGTAAAAGTAGCAGCCGGAGATTTGGACGGAGATGGTAAATCGGAAATAATTACTGGAACCGAATCAGGCGGTGGTCCTCACGTTCGGGTTTTTGACGGCAACGGCAATCTTAAATTTTCACCGGGGTTCTTTGCTTACCGTGAGGATTTAAGGCATGGAATTAAGGTTGCATGTGGTGATTTAGACGGCGACGGTAGGGATGAGATTATTACCGGAACAAATATACGAATGGGGCCGCATGTTAGAGTTTTCGATCCCTTCGGAAATATCAAATTTACGCCGGGATTCTTCGCCTATGATAATGCTTTTAGAGGCGGAGTAAATGTGGCTGTTGCTGATTTAAACCAGGATGGGCGTGACGAAATCATAACAGGTGCTGGCCCGGGTGGCGGTCCACATATCCGAATATTTAACAGATATGGCGATACAATTGTGAGCTCCGGGTTCTTTGCTTATCCCATGTCATACAGAAGTGGTGTTCAAGTAGGCGGGGGAATAATAGAATAA
- a CDS encoding MFS transporter, translated as MLPEKSRILIFSFALRSIAHPLLTIFINSFIWRSTASLPSVVIYNLGFFIFLPLGFYVNGLLLKRIKITKLYFTGLVVTSIAIAATILFSGSTVWHFLFYGGIYGFGAGIYWANRNFLTFQEIESSHRNYFYSIASILNSLISLLVTFLVGWLIVLGENSGLYTPTIAYWVLSVLAVVVMTYSGVIILKTDYVTPKINTIAKFRISTKWNMVRLISFSMGVLEGVGFFLPTLLILFYLGDEGVLGTISTIVTLIIATATYLYGRLSKSHHRKPVFFVSLSLNILFSIFLLLLDHPFNIYVYVLFAGIASIFQWLTIEPILLDVMDDETNEEMDNQYMFVFDKELFLNIGRFFSVSVLLLIIKFTSQKTGLMVSPLILGVSQLILMSYILRKSKF; from the coding sequence ATGCTGCCTGAGAAGTCTCGGATTTTGATATTTTCCTTTGCTTTGCGCAGTATCGCGCATCCGCTTTTGACTATTTTTATCAATTCATTTATCTGGCGCAGCACCGCATCGCTTCCCAGTGTCGTTATATATAATCTCGGTTTTTTCATTTTTCTCCCACTTGGTTTTTATGTCAACGGGTTGTTATTAAAGCGGATTAAAATAACAAAGTTGTATTTTACCGGTTTAGTGGTGACTTCGATCGCGATTGCTGCGACGATTTTGTTTTCAGGCAGTACTGTCTGGCATTTTTTATTTTACGGTGGGATCTATGGTTTCGGTGCCGGAATCTACTGGGCAAACCGTAATTTTCTTACATTTCAGGAAATTGAATCCAGCCATCGCAATTACTTTTACAGCATTGCATCCATTCTGAATTCCCTTATTTCTTTGCTGGTTACTTTTTTGGTTGGTTGGCTGATCGTGCTGGGGGAGAATAGCGGGCTGTATACCCCAACAATTGCCTACTGGGTGCTTTCCGTGCTGGCCGTAGTAGTCATGACATATTCCGGAGTAATAATTTTGAAAACAGATTATGTTACACCTAAAATAAATACCATAGCCAAATTCCGGATTTCCACAAAATGGAATATGGTACGGCTGATCAGCTTTAGTATGGGAGTTTTGGAAGGAGTAGGGTTCTTCCTTCCGACGCTACTTATTTTATTTTATCTGGGTGACGAGGGAGTATTAGGAACGATCAGTACAATTGTCACATTAATAATTGCCACTGCGACATATCTGTACGGTCGGCTTTCTAAAAGTCATCATCGCAAACCGGTATTTTTTGTATCGCTTTCCCTGAATATATTATTTTCAATATTTTTATTGCTATTAGATCACCCATTCAATATTTATGTTTATGTATTATTTGCCGGCATTGCCTCCATCTTTCAGTGGCTGACAATCGAGCCGATTCTTCTGGACGTTATGGATGACGAGACCAACGAGGAGATGGATAACCAGTACATGTTTGTTTTTGACAAGGAGTTGTTTCTGAATATTGGCAGGTTTTTCAGTGTTTCTGTTTTGTTATTGATAATAAAATTTACATCACAAAAGACAGGGTTAATGGTTTCGCCGCTCATATTGGGCGTAAGTCAGTTAATACTAATGTCATATATCCTGCGGAAAAGTAAATTTTAG
- a CDS encoding NUDIX hydrolase, with product MFTIGTFGIIMDEKERVLLSHRRDLDLWNLPGGKVEANESPWDAVIREIKEETGLDTRIIHLSGVYSKPDKNEIVFSFTCEITCGEITLTDEADEIKYFGLEQFPKNTSPKQVERIRDYFADQSKTHYKIQTGPSSADLVKQGKL from the coding sequence ATGTTCACCATCGGAACATTCGGAATAATCATGGATGAAAAGGAACGAGTTTTACTCAGTCACCGCCGGGATTTGGATTTGTGGAATCTGCCTGGAGGCAAAGTGGAAGCAAATGAATCTCCCTGGGACGCTGTAATTCGCGAGATTAAGGAAGAGACAGGTCTCGATACCAGAATAATTCATCTTTCAGGTGTATACAGCAAACCGGATAAAAATGAAATTGTATTTTCTTTTACCTGTGAAATAACTTGTGGTGAAATTACACTGACTGATGAAGCAGATGAAATTAAATACTTTGGATTGGAACAATTTCCGAAAAACACTTCCCCTAAACAAGTAGAACGGATAAGAGATTATTTTGCGGATCAATCTAAAACACATTACAAAATTCAAACAGGTCCGTCATCCGCTGATCTGGTTAAGCAGGGAAAACTTTAA
- a CDS encoding SET domain-containing protein-lysine N-methyltransferase: MTDNVIVKGSSINNKGVFATKDFKKGEVVLPWQVNSILSMEEVKKLPASERHYIANYAGGKYLHQQEPERYVNHSCDPNTETGEDCDIAVRDIKEGEEITSDYSKSKMLMHFECNCGAKNCRKFI; this comes from the coding sequence ATGACAGATAACGTAATAGTTAAAGGGTCCAGCATCAACAATAAGGGTGTTTTTGCGACGAAAGACTTTAAAAAAGGCGAGGTAGTGCTCCCCTGGCAAGTGAACAGCATTCTTAGCATGGAAGAAGTTAAAAAACTGCCTGCCTCTGAAAGGCATTACATCGCCAACTATGCGGGAGGCAAATATCTGCATCAGCAGGAACCGGAAAGATACGTTAATCACTCCTGCGATCCGAACACAGAAACCGGAGAGGATTGCGATATTGCGGTCAGAGATATTAAAGAAGGTGAAGAAATAACGTCAGATTATTCCAAATCAAAGATGCTGATGCATTTTGAATGCAACTGCGGAGCGAAAAACTGTCGAAAATTTATTTAA